The Candidatus Dormiibacterota bacterium genome has a window encoding:
- a CDS encoding YdeI/OmpD-associated family protein, which produces MGWKDRRVDGYIGRSAPFARPILRHLRGVVHAACPSIEETLKWGSPSFTHKGIVCAMAAFKEHCVFGFWKEALLRDRIARLPRGEGKAMGQFGRITSLSQLPGDRVLMRLVRAAVELNERGIKSPTRSKPRGGRKLSVPGSFMAALRKNRAALETFEGFTYSNRKDYVDWVTEAKGEETRRRRMETSVAWMAEGKIRNWKYVRK; this is translated from the coding sequence ATGGGATGGAAGGATCGCCGCGTCGACGGTTACATCGGCCGATCCGCCCCTTTCGCGAGGCCGATCCTGAGGCACCTGCGCGGGGTGGTGCATGCCGCCTGTCCTTCGATCGAAGAGACTCTCAAGTGGGGCTCCCCTTCCTTCACTCACAAGGGGATCGTCTGCGCCATGGCCGCGTTCAAGGAGCATTGCGTCTTCGGATTCTGGAAGGAGGCGCTGCTCCGGGATCGGATCGCGCGGCTGCCCCGCGGCGAAGGGAAGGCCATGGGGCAGTTCGGCCGCATCACGTCCCTGTCGCAGCTCCCCGGCGACCGGGTCCTGATGCGGCTGGTCAGGGCCGCCGTCGAGCTGAACGAGCGCGGCATCAAGTCGCCCACGCGGAGCAAGCCCAGGGGCGGGAGGAAGCTCAGCGTCCCGGGCTCTTTCATGGCCGCCCTGCGGAAGAACCGGGCTGCCCTGGAGACGTTCGAGGGGTTCACCTACTCCAACAGGAAGGACTACGTGGACTGGGTAACGGAGGCGAAGGGGGAGGAGACGCGCCGGCGCCGCATGGAGACATCCGTCGCATGGATGGCCGAGGGGAAGATCCGCAACTGGAAGTACGTCAGGAAATGA